In Maridesulfovibrio sp., a single genomic region encodes these proteins:
- a CDS encoding substrate-binding domain-containing protein yields the protein MTLKVKVYAAGSLRKVLPVLFEQAGIEAEIEFGPSGVLKDRIAGGESVDLFFSANKMHGSSLAASGLSSEPIAFAHNELCLFGRSDVIGNRNPLQVMLDEQVRLGTSTPIDDPGGDYAFMAFDKAEMLQSGATAALKNKALPLVGGKNSKIRDGSNSPVHVLFEKSLVDVFLGYKTTAQAVKSGIDGIEIVELSAKMQVQAEYTVVVIRESAQGALALDLLGSEESRNLLVSEGFSN from the coding sequence ATGACTTTGAAAGTAAAGGTTTATGCCGCAGGAAGTTTGCGTAAGGTCTTGCCTGTTCTGTTTGAACAGGCCGGGATTGAAGCTGAAATTGAATTCGGTCCTTCCGGGGTGTTGAAAGACAGGATTGCCGGAGGAGAAAGTGTGGACCTGTTTTTCTCGGCAAACAAGATGCATGGTTCAAGTCTCGCGGCATCCGGCCTGAGCAGTGAGCCGATTGCTTTTGCACATAACGAACTCTGTCTATTCGGCAGAAGCGATGTGATAGGCAACAGGAATCCGTTGCAGGTTATGCTGGACGAGCAGGTCCGGCTTGGAACATCGACTCCGATTGATGATCCGGGTGGGGATTACGCATTTATGGCTTTTGATAAAGCCGAGATGCTGCAGAGCGGGGCTACAGCCGCATTGAAAAACAAGGCTCTGCCGCTTGTCGGCGGGAAGAACAGTAAGATTCGGGATGGGAGTAATTCTCCTGTGCATGTCTTGTTTGAGAAGTCTCTTGTTGATGTTTTTCTTGGCTACAAGACTACTGCACAAGCCGTTAAGTCTGGCATTGACGGAATTGAAATTGTCGAGTTGTCTGCGAAAATGCAGGTGCAGGCCGAGTACACAGTTGTGGTTATCAGGGAGAGTGCGCAAGGCGCGCTGGCCCTCGATTTGTTGGGGAGTGAAGAAAGCAGAAACCTCCTTGTTTCAGAGGGATTCTCAAACTAA
- a CDS encoding ABC transporter ATP-binding protein, whose translation MGVVLSVSDLSFSYEHGEPVWSGISLDVHAGEVLSILGPNGTGKSTLMRCMAGLAEPDSGRVEVDGCSISKLNRKKAARAIAFVPQMHHPVFSFSAIDIVVMGRTAHLGAFSSPSARDYDISFKAMETFGIADLAHKPYNKTSGGERQLILFSRAVAQESRILLLDEPTSHLDFGNQIRTLDFISRLADQGLAVVMTTHYPDHALAYSKRTALIAEGGLQGFGLTDKVVTTDALSRLYGLEVDIKRVDDGNRVCVARI comes from the coding sequence ATGGGCGTAGTCTTATCCGTTTCGGACCTGAGCTTTTCATATGAACATGGAGAGCCTGTCTGGTCTGGAATCAGTCTTGATGTGCATGCCGGGGAAGTCCTGTCCATACTCGGGCCCAATGGGACAGGCAAGTCCACACTCATGCGCTGCATGGCCGGCCTTGCCGAGCCGGATAGCGGCAGGGTTGAAGTTGATGGATGCAGTATCAGCAAGTTGAACCGCAAAAAAGCGGCCCGGGCCATAGCTTTTGTCCCGCAGATGCATCATCCTGTTTTTTCCTTTTCCGCTATCGATATTGTGGTAATGGGGAGAACGGCTCATCTGGGTGCATTTTCCTCGCCGTCCGCACGGGATTACGATATTTCATTCAAGGCTATGGAAACTTTCGGAATCGCGGATCTGGCGCATAAACCGTACAACAAGACAAGTGGCGGGGAGAGGCAGCTGATTCTGTTTTCCAGAGCTGTCGCTCAGGAGTCCCGGATACTTTTACTGGACGAGCCCACTTCTCATCTGGATTTCGGAAACCAGATCAGGACCCTTGATTTCATCAGTCGTCTTGCCGATCAGGGCCTGGCCGTAGTTATGACGACCCATTATCCGGACCACGCTCTGGCTTACAGCAAAAGGACGGCTCTCATAGCAGAGGGCGGATTGCAGGGCTTCGGTCTGACTGATAAGGTTGTCACCACCGATGCCTTGAGCCGGTTGTACGGTCTTGAGGTGGATATAAAAAGAGTTGATGACGGAAACAGGGTTTGTGTTGCCAGAATCTGA
- a CDS encoding iron ABC transporter permease encodes MAFPTKSRFNKPKQSAAGSRLYFLLLAAPVIAMCLGLAWGRYPVEITDILRILGSKLGFPVNDVSSGVLETVVLKVRLPRILAAMLIGGGLSVSGAAFQGLFRNPLVSPYILGVASGAGFGAALGIVIWNQPVMIQGCAFLFGITAVAAAWLMSRVYKSSGTMIIVLGGVIVGAFFQSLLSLVKYMADPDDKLPVIVYWLMGSLASISMKDLYTILLPMLISIVFLLLVRWRLNVLSFGDEEARTLGVEAGRLRVSVILGVTVITASAVSVSGIIGWVGLVVPHLARMLVGPDYMKLIPTSLALGACYLVFIDGLARNISAAEIPLGILTATVGAPFFAWLLARGKTGWA; translated from the coding sequence ATGGCATTCCCTACAAAAAGTAGATTCAATAAGCCGAAACAGAGTGCAGCCGGTAGCAGATTATATTTTCTGCTGCTGGCTGCACCTGTTATTGCGATGTGTCTGGGGCTGGCCTGGGGCCGATACCCGGTGGAGATTACAGATATTCTGCGCATTCTGGGTTCAAAGCTGGGGTTTCCGGTCAATGATGTCTCCTCCGGCGTTCTTGAAACCGTGGTGCTCAAGGTCCGCCTGCCCAGAATTCTGGCGGCAATGCTGATCGGCGGGGGATTGTCGGTTTCAGGTGCGGCCTTTCAGGGCCTTTTTCGCAATCCGCTGGTTTCCCCCTATATTCTGGGAGTCGCGTCCGGAGCAGGATTCGGGGCGGCGTTGGGAATAGTTATCTGGAACCAGCCGGTCATGATTCAGGGCTGCGCATTTCTGTTCGGGATTACCGCTGTTGCGGCAGCATGGCTGATGAGCAGGGTCTATAAGAGCAGCGGCACAATGATTATCGTCCTTGGAGGCGTCATTGTGGGCGCTTTTTTCCAATCCCTGCTTTCACTGGTCAAATACATGGCCGACCCGGACGATAAACTTCCGGTAATCGTTTACTGGCTTATGGGCTCGCTGGCATCCATTTCAATGAAAGACCTGTACACTATTCTTCTGCCCATGCTGATCAGTATTGTTTTTCTCCTGCTTGTTCGCTGGCGGCTCAATGTACTGTCGTTCGGTGACGAGGAGGCCCGGACTCTGGGAGTGGAGGCCGGCAGGCTACGGGTCAGCGTCATTCTCGGAGTAACCGTTATTACGGCCAGTGCGGTATCGGTCAGCGGCATTATCGGCTGGGTCGGGCTTGTAGTTCCGCATCTTGCCAGAATGCTGGTCGGCCCGGATTACATGAAACTGATCCCGACAAGTCTTGCCCTTGGGGCATGCTATCTTGTCTTCATTGACGGTCTTGCAAGAAATATCAGTGCCGCCGAGATTCCTCTGGGAATTCTGACCGCTACAGTGGGGGCTCCTTTCTTCGCATGGCTGCTGGCCAGGGGGAAGACAGGATGGGCGTAG
- a CDS encoding ABC transporter substrate-binding protein, translating to MKSFKFSCGSVCLLLIFTVLMATPAFAQRTITDQLGRKVTVPDKIERAVILQHQTLDIVIQLGAADKVVGILEKWQKYLPGAAKCIKNIDSMATPGGLDSVNMEALLALNPDVVFVTHYAPKEMIEQITNAGIPVIGISLYAAGYEEASKLNPELKDADKAYNKGLNDAIEIIADVFGKQERGQKLISVIAANQKILKSHLGNIPEAKRVRCYMARSNLRTYGRGKYTSVIMERAGGVNVAAADIVGFKEVSMEDVLRWNPEVIFIQWRHRSAEKQLVGDPAWQEVSAVKNHKVYICPEYVKPWGHCLPESMALGELWMASTLYPEKFKDVDLNALVQSYYKEFYGIPYKK from the coding sequence GTGAAGAGTTTCAAATTTTCATGCGGCAGCGTATGTCTTCTGCTGATTTTCACGGTTCTCATGGCTACACCTGCGTTTGCTCAACGGACAATTACCGATCAGTTGGGCCGGAAAGTAACTGTTCCAGACAAAATTGAACGTGCTGTGATTCTGCAGCACCAGACTCTTGATATTGTAATTCAGCTCGGCGCTGCAGATAAGGTCGTCGGAATTCTTGAGAAGTGGCAGAAGTATCTTCCCGGTGCCGCCAAATGCATCAAAAACATAGACAGCATGGCCACTCCCGGAGGGCTGGACAGTGTTAACATGGAGGCTCTGCTCGCTCTCAATCCGGATGTCGTCTTTGTTACTCACTATGCACCGAAAGAGATGATTGAGCAGATCACCAATGCAGGCATTCCCGTTATTGGAATATCACTGTACGCAGCAGGGTACGAAGAGGCTTCCAAACTCAATCCTGAACTTAAGGATGCCGACAAGGCCTATAACAAGGGCCTGAATGACGCCATTGAGATCATAGCAGATGTTTTCGGCAAGCAGGAACGGGGGCAGAAGCTTATCAGCGTCATCGCCGCCAACCAGAAGATTTTGAAAAGCCATCTCGGCAATATACCGGAAGCAAAACGTGTTCGCTGCTACATGGCCCGTTCGAATCTCAGGACATACGGACGCGGCAAATATACCAGCGTGATCATGGAACGTGCCGGAGGAGTCAACGTGGCTGCAGCAGATATCGTTGGTTTCAAGGAAGTTTCTATGGAAGATGTGCTGCGCTGGAATCCTGAAGTCATTTTCATACAGTGGCGTCACCGCAGCGCTGAAAAGCAGCTGGTAGGCGATCCTGCATGGCAGGAAGTAAGCGCCGTGAAGAATCACAAGGTATATATCTGCCCCGAGTACGTTAAGCCCTGGGGACATTGTCTGCCGGAATCAATGGCACTCGGTGAGCTTTGGATGGCAAGCACCTTGTATCCTGAAAAGTTCAAGGACGTAGACCTCAATGCTCTCGTCCAGTCTTACTACAAAGAGTTCTATGGCATTCCCTACAAAAAGTAG
- the tmcA gene encoding acidic tetraheme cytochrome c3 TmcA — MLKKVFSMAVLAACVFLYMIPAFCQDEITVLLDPAFEPHQRPAAVFVHDAHNEKAGIEDCSLCHHVWEDGKIVEGESSEDQKCSDCHAVKPEAGKTGLRNAYHKLCTGCHVKEDKGPVSCAGCHPDGAAHAEH, encoded by the coding sequence ATGTTGAAAAAAGTATTCTCCATGGCGGTCCTTGCCGCTTGTGTCTTTCTCTATATGATTCCCGCATTCTGTCAGGATGAAATAACCGTTCTGCTGGACCCCGCGTTCGAGCCGCATCAGCGTCCCGCCGCAGTGTTTGTCCATGACGCCCACAATGAAAAGGCCGGGATTGAAGATTGCTCCCTTTGCCACCACGTGTGGGAAGATGGAAAGATAGTGGAAGGTGAAAGCTCCGAAGACCAGAAATGTTCGGACTGCCATGCAGTCAAGCCCGAGGCCGGAAAAACCGGTCTGCGCAATGCTTACCACAAGCTTTGCACCGGCTGTCATGTGAAAGAAGACAAAGGCCCCGTAAGCTGTGCCGGTTGTCACCCCGATGGTGCTGCCCACGCTGAACACTAG
- the tmcB gene encoding electron transfer complex ferredoxin TmcB, translating to MTFDRKIEDVGLTRGVSRLTPERIENTLRQVIEGEAGAKLKVYAETCMRCGMCSEACHYYMSHDQDPSYSPAGKVHQTLGKILSQNYKVTADEIYAMAQIAYTECNLCKRCAHFCPLGIDTGYIMSMVRRMCHKLGVTPQYIQDTAHSHSATVNQMWLKDDEWPDTLQWQEDEARDEMPNLRIPLDKEGADIYYSVIAPEPKFRTQLIYQAAFIFNQAGVDFTMPIEPGWDNSDMCMYTGDYEMMGRIKRSHFESALDLKCKKIVMGECGHAFRSVYDNGNRWDGWEKFPIEVVHSIEFFWELISSGKIKIKEKFKEPITLHDPCNVIRGRGLMEHSRNLIHALCDNVVEMTPNREHNYCCAAGGGVINCGPPFKNVRMEGNRVKAEQMKATGCKYVLAPCHNCHGGLEDLIHYYELGIELKFFGDLIYELMEKPEAE from the coding sequence ATGACATTCGACAGGAAAATCGAAGACGTAGGACTCACGCGGGGCGTATCCCGCCTGACTCCGGAACGTATCGAAAACACTCTCAGGCAGGTAATTGAGGGAGAAGCCGGCGCAAAGCTCAAGGTCTACGCTGAGACCTGCATGCGTTGCGGCATGTGTTCCGAAGCCTGCCATTACTATATGTCCCATGATCAGGATCCCAGCTATTCACCTGCTGGTAAGGTTCATCAGACTCTGGGCAAAATCTTGAGCCAGAACTATAAAGTAACTGCTGATGAAATTTATGCCATGGCTCAGATCGCTTATACCGAGTGTAACCTCTGTAAGCGTTGTGCGCATTTCTGTCCGTTGGGTATCGATACCGGTTATATCATGAGCATGGTGCGCCGCATGTGCCACAAGCTCGGTGTGACCCCGCAGTATATTCAGGATACCGCCCATTCCCATTCCGCCACTGTAAACCAGATGTGGCTCAAGGATGATGAATGGCCGGATACCCTGCAATGGCAGGAAGACGAAGCCCGCGACGAAATGCCCAACCTGCGCATTCCGCTCGATAAAGAAGGTGCTGATATCTATTATTCAGTTATCGCACCGGAGCCAAAGTTCCGTACCCAGCTCATCTATCAGGCTGCATTTATTTTCAACCAGGCCGGAGTTGATTTCACCATGCCCATTGAGCCTGGCTGGGATAACTCGGACATGTGTATGTACACCGGCGACTATGAGATGATGGGCCGCATCAAGAGAAGCCATTTTGAATCCGCTCTGGATCTTAAATGTAAAAAGATTGTCATGGGCGAATGCGGTCACGCTTTCCGTTCCGTTTATGATAATGGTAACCGTTGGGATGGATGGGAAAAATTTCCCATTGAAGTCGTCCACTCCATTGAGTTTTTCTGGGAATTGATCAGTTCCGGCAAAATCAAGATCAAGGAAAAATTCAAGGAGCCCATCACACTTCACGATCCCTGTAACGTTATTCGCGGTCGCGGCCTGATGGAACATTCACGCAACCTCATTCACGCGCTTTGCGATAATGTTGTTGAGATGACCCCCAACAGAGAGCATAACTACTGCTGTGCTGCCGGTGGCGGTGTCATCAACTGCGGTCCTCCGTTCAAGAATGTACGTATGGAAGGTAACAGGGTTAAAGCCGAGCAGATGAAGGCTACCGGCTGTAAGTATGTTCTTGCTCCATGCCATAACTGCCATGGCGGTCTTGAAGATCTTATCCACTATTACGAGCTTGGTATTGAACTCAAGTTCTTCGGTGATTTGATTTACGAACTCATGGAAAAGCCTGAAGCGGAATAG
- the tmcC gene encoding TmcC family electron transfer complex membrane anchor subunit: MNSAYAFVVGPLAWFAWGVFVLGSLYRLISMYQLAKAKDGSSLHYMSFKWGMRSILAWLNPVGTLGWQRNPWTAMVTFVFHICLVIVPIFLLGHVVLWDQFFGISWPTLPDNIADIMSIVVVVCCIFFCARRFLQKDVAYLTTGKDWIALAVPSLVFLTGVLAYHQIGDAKVMLILHILCGEIMLISIPFTRLSHAVFALFTRAYMGSEFGGVRNCKDW; the protein is encoded by the coding sequence ATGAATAGTGCTTATGCATTTGTTGTCGGTCCTCTGGCGTGGTTCGCCTGGGGCGTGTTTGTTCTCGGTTCCCTGTACAGGCTGATCTCCATGTACCAGCTTGCCAAGGCCAAAGACGGTTCTTCCTTGCACTACATGAGTTTCAAGTGGGGAATGCGTTCAATCCTGGCCTGGTTGAATCCTGTAGGAACCCTTGGTTGGCAGCGCAATCCCTGGACTGCGATGGTGACCTTTGTTTTTCATATCTGTCTTGTCATTGTCCCCATCTTTCTTTTGGGGCACGTGGTTCTCTGGGATCAGTTCTTCGGCATCAGCTGGCCGACCCTCCCGGATAACATCGCCGACATCATGTCCATAGTGGTCGTTGTCTGCTGCATCTTCTTCTGCGCACGTCGTTTTCTGCAGAAGGACGTAGCCTACCTGACCACCGGCAAGGACTGGATCGCACTTGCCGTGCCTTCCCTGGTTTTCCTGACCGGTGTTTTGGCTTATCACCAGATCGGCGATGCTAAGGTTATGCTCATTCTGCACATCCTCTGCGGTGAAATCATGCTCATCAGCATCCCCTTTACCCGTTTAAGCCACGCGGTGTTCGCGCTGTTCACCAGAGCCTATATGGGATCCGAGTTCGGCGGTGTCCGTAACTGCAAGGACTGGTAA
- the tmcD gene encoding electron transfer complex subunit TmcD, with amino-acid sequence MPDASTWDWNPGRKEVQDTGSWSDKFEWVEEFHASPDGEKVGAVVNKGELEFTACVNGEIWEEVYDRIFDPKFSPDGKFVGSAQQMGEWTLTVDGEHWPENYGYIWKSMFGSNGSIICAVQQDMEYGMGVDGVLWENFYANANNFACSCDGTGTAAVVQVTPMPQADIETFQKGIFTVAVNGVAWDNVFVNCYTPVFDPECKKVACQVRKNLYDYTIAVDGKIWQREFQCVWEPCFNPATGAVVAPVRLEGKWGMAQNGELIWKNTMANCWHQQFSADGSRLWAIVAPTFGSFTLAVDGKPWSITAPVVIDMAVSPDGNRAAALAKDDKAYTVLCDGKVWPGVFEMAWKPVFSPDSSKVAAKVEKNGRYTVVLDGKAYGKDFDQCWEPAFSPDSSKVLIRAIEGGKYVRIVADVSEF; translated from the coding sequence ATGCCTGATGCGTCCACGTGGGATTGGAATCCCGGTAGGAAAGAGGTTCAGGATACAGGATCCTGGTCCGATAAATTTGAGTGGGTGGAAGAGTTCCATGCCAGCCCCGACGGTGAAAAGGTCGGAGCGGTCGTTAATAAAGGCGAATTGGAATTCACTGCTTGCGTCAACGGTGAAATTTGGGAAGAAGTTTATGACAGAATTTTTGATCCCAAATTCTCTCCCGACGGTAAGTTCGTTGGTAGCGCCCAGCAGATGGGCGAATGGACTCTTACTGTTGACGGTGAGCACTGGCCGGAAAATTACGGCTATATCTGGAAAAGCATGTTCGGGTCCAACGGCTCCATTATCTGCGCTGTTCAGCAGGATATGGAATACGGCATGGGCGTGGACGGTGTGCTCTGGGAAAACTTTTACGCCAACGCAAACAACTTTGCTTGTAGCTGCGACGGCACCGGGACTGCAGCAGTAGTGCAGGTTACACCTATGCCGCAGGCGGACATCGAGACCTTCCAGAAGGGTATCTTTACCGTGGCCGTCAACGGTGTTGCCTGGGATAACGTCTTCGTAAACTGCTACACTCCGGTATTTGATCCCGAGTGCAAGAAAGTTGCCTGTCAGGTAAGAAAGAACCTCTACGATTATACCATCGCAGTGGACGGGAAAATCTGGCAACGTGAATTCCAATGTGTCTGGGAACCCTGCTTCAACCCCGCAACCGGTGCTGTTGTCGCTCCTGTTCGCCTGGAAGGCAAATGGGGAATGGCCCAGAACGGAGAACTGATCTGGAAAAATACCATGGCCAACTGCTGGCATCAGCAGTTCAGCGCAGACGGAAGCAGACTCTGGGCCATAGTTGCTCCTACTTTCGGAAGCTTCACTCTGGCCGTTGACGGCAAACCCTGGTCCATTACTGCTCCGGTTGTAATCGATATGGCTGTAAGCCCCGACGGCAACCGCGCTGCGGCTCTTGCCAAGGACGACAAGGCCTATACCGTACTTTGCGACGGTAAAGTATGGCCCGGCGTCTTCGAAATGGCCTGGAAGCCTGTTTTCAGCCCCGACAGCTCCAAAGTTGCCGCAAAGGTTGAAAAGAACGGACGTTACACCGTGGTTCTGGACGGCAAGGCCTATGGCAAGGATTTTGATCAGTGCTGGGAACCTGCTTTCAGCCCGGACAGCTCCAAGGTTCTTATCCGCGCTATCGAAGGCGGCAAGTATGTACGCATCGTTGCCGATGTAAGCGAATTCTAA
- a CDS encoding phosphotransacetylase family protein, producing the protein MVGIYIGSTTGYSGKNLLAMSLGLKLRESGLKVGYMKPVGAVPHMDGNRPGDADAAFIQEVLGLEQDPGMVTPVLVTRDFTIKAFADDLGDLMPSIVSSYEELSRDKDVMLIGGSGSYLSSGTYCGVSGPDVARAVGAKTILVDRYSKELRYDYVLRVHKELGDDFLGVVFNDVPDHYMEELTSLLVPFLEKRGVKVLGIIPRDPLMGAIKVNDLAERLFGKIISAHAKADRVVENFLIGTMQVENFITHFRRHKNSAVIVGGDRADVQLVALEGNCPCLILTGNLYPNDIILTRSEVLEIPVIVVRDDTYAVAKKMEAIQESYKLRDMIKINHGAGLVNSELDYDYIMAELDL; encoded by the coding sequence ATGGTAGGTATATATATCGGTTCAACCACCGGATATTCCGGCAAGAACCTTCTGGCCATGTCTCTCGGCCTCAAATTGCGTGAGAGCGGGCTCAAGGTGGGATACATGAAACCTGTAGGCGCTGTGCCGCATATGGACGGTAACAGGCCGGGCGATGCGGACGCGGCGTTCATACAGGAAGTTCTGGGCCTTGAACAGGACCCCGGCATGGTAACACCGGTTCTTGTGACGCGTGATTTTACCATCAAGGCCTTTGCCGACGATCTTGGCGACCTTATGCCGTCGATTGTTTCATCCTACGAAGAATTGAGCCGGGATAAGGATGTAATGCTCATCGGCGGTTCCGGCAGCTATCTGAGTTCCGGAACATATTGCGGCGTAAGCGGACCCGATGTGGCCAGAGCGGTGGGAGCCAAAACCATACTGGTTGACCGTTACAGCAAGGAACTCCGCTACGATTACGTTCTGCGGGTCCACAAGGAACTGGGGGACGATTTTCTCGGAGTGGTCTTCAACGATGTCCCCGACCATTATATGGAAGAGTTGACCTCTCTGCTGGTGCCGTTTCTTGAAAAAAGGGGAGTCAAAGTACTCGGGATAATTCCCAGAGATCCTCTCATGGGCGCAATCAAGGTCAATGATCTGGCCGAACGGCTTTTCGGCAAAATTATTTCCGCCCACGCAAAGGCCGACAGGGTTGTGGAGAATTTTCTCATCGGGACCATGCAGGTGGAGAACTTCATTACGCATTTCAGAAGGCATAAGAACTCCGCTGTCATAGTCGGTGGAGACCGGGCCGATGTTCAGCTGGTGGCTCTGGAGGGCAACTGCCCCTGTCTGATTCTGACGGGGAATCTCTATCCCAACGATATTATCCTTACGCGTTCCGAAGTTCTGGAAATTCCCGTTATCGTTGTGCGTGACGACACCTATGCCGTGGCCAAGAAGATGGAAGCTATTCAGGAAAGCTACAAACTGCGGGATATGATCAAGATCAACCACGGTGCCGGACTGGTTAATTCCGAGCTCGATTATGACTATATCATGGCTGAATTGGACCTCTGA
- a CDS encoding acetate--CoA ligase family protein, whose amino-acid sequence MDTLFAPSSIAVVGASSVSGKIGNTIVANILDAGFKGEVYPVNPRGGSICGLEVCKSISDLQGPVDLAVIAVPRDLVLDCFLELVEKGVGSVVIVSAGFKEVDHEGWVLETCLAEIASKTGVNLLGPNCLGLISTGSSLNASFATGNPLPGKIGFFSQSGALCVAVLDWALGAGVGFSKFISLGNKAVLDEASMLEYLGNDPDTKVILGYVENVDDGRRFMDCASRVSMKKPVIMMKAGITPAGARAASSHTGAVAGSDKACGAAFVQSGVIRVERLDELFNLAKAFSSQELPLGPNLGIVTNAGGPGILAADACGDSGMRMPTYSPDIIGELQRMLPGYASLYNPVDLLGDADAQSYGRAVRIVGHDPGVNSMLVIVAPSAALDLAAAAEEISAVVAEIAKPVFCCLMGRRHSRRAREIFAAAGIPVYDFPKQAVRAMDCMYRYAAWKGRPPRTYAEPERDIESARQLVEASLRSGRSELVEFQARDIVTAYGLPTPESDLARSGDEAVAIAEQLGYPVVLKIASPEISHKSDVDGVRVGLSSAEEVRTAFWEITARTQCLRPDVYIAGCLVQQMASPESREVIVGFRRDEQFGPLLMFGLGGVYVEILKDVSFRLAPLSVEDAGDMVREIRSYMLLKGVRGGEPVDFEAITDVLIRMSYLAEDFPEIYEAEFNPVLVNSEEALVADARMVVVDPGPGVAPDRNSAAGSE is encoded by the coding sequence TTGGACACCCTTTTTGCTCCTTCTTCAATCGCCGTTGTCGGCGCTTCATCTGTTTCCGGTAAAATCGGGAACACAATAGTTGCTAATATTCTGGACGCCGGTTTCAAAGGCGAGGTCTATCCTGTCAATCCGCGTGGCGGTTCCATTTGCGGGCTTGAGGTCTGCAAAAGTATTTCCGATCTTCAAGGTCCGGTCGATCTTGCCGTCATAGCTGTGCCGCGAGATCTTGTTCTCGATTGCTTTCTCGAGCTGGTGGAAAAGGGAGTCGGTTCCGTTGTCATCGTCAGCGCCGGGTTCAAGGAAGTGGACCACGAAGGATGGGTGCTTGAAACATGCCTGGCCGAAATTGCCTCAAAGACGGGTGTTAATCTGCTAGGACCCAACTGCCTCGGACTTATCAGTACCGGCTCTTCCCTTAATGCGTCATTCGCCACCGGCAATCCTCTGCCCGGAAAGATAGGTTTTTTTTCCCAGTCCGGGGCCCTTTGCGTGGCAGTACTGGACTGGGCTCTTGGAGCCGGGGTCGGGTTTTCAAAATTTATCAGTCTTGGCAACAAAGCCGTTCTCGATGAAGCCTCCATGCTTGAATATCTGGGGAATGACCCGGATACCAAAGTTATCCTCGGATACGTGGAGAACGTGGATGACGGACGCAGGTTTATGGATTGCGCTTCCCGCGTGTCCATGAAGAAGCCTGTAATAATGATGAAGGCCGGTATTACTCCTGCCGGAGCCCGGGCGGCTTCTTCGCATACCGGAGCCGTGGCCGGATCGGACAAGGCCTGCGGGGCCGCGTTTGTTCAGTCCGGCGTTATACGTGTGGAGCGGCTGGACGAGCTTTTCAACCTTGCCAAGGCATTTTCATCGCAGGAACTCCCGCTGGGGCCGAATCTTGGAATAGTGACCAATGCGGGCGGTCCCGGAATCCTTGCTGCTGATGCCTGCGGTGATTCCGGAATGCGCATGCCGACTTATTCTCCCGATATAATCGGGGAATTGCAGCGCATGCTGCCCGGATACGCTTCCCTGTACAACCCGGTCGATCTGCTGGGGGATGCTGATGCGCAAAGTTACGGCAGGGCGGTCCGCATCGTCGGGCATGATCCGGGCGTAAACAGCATGCTTGTCATAGTTGCACCTTCCGCCGCGTTGGACCTTGCCGCCGCTGCTGAAGAAATTTCAGCCGTAGTTGCCGAGATAGCGAAGCCTGTTTTCTGCTGTCTTATGGGGCGCAGGCACAGCAGACGGGCCAGAGAAATTTTTGCCGCAGCCGGAATTCCTGTATATGATTTCCCCAAACAGGCCGTGCGGGCCATGGACTGCATGTACCGCTATGCCGCCTGGAAGGGACGTCCGCCGCGCACATACGCGGAGCCGGAAAGGGATATCGAGTCGGCGCGCCAACTGGTGGAAGCCTCGTTGCGTTCCGGGCGTTCCGAACTGGTCGAGTTTCAGGCTCGTGATATTGTTACCGCTTACGGGCTGCCTACTCCGGAGTCGGACCTTGCCCGCAGCGGCGATGAGGCCGTAGCGATTGCCGAGCAACTGGGTTATCCGGTTGTGCTCAAGATCGCATCCCCGGAAATATCTCACAAGTCTGATGTGGACGGTGTGCGCGTGGGACTTTCTTCCGCAGAGGAGGTTCGTACCGCTTTCTGGGAAATAACCGCCCGCACACAGTGCCTCCGGCCGGATGTGTATATTGCAGGCTGTCTGGTTCAGCAGATGGCTTCGCCGGAATCCCGGGAAGTGATCGTCGGTTTTCGCCGGGACGAACAGTTCGGCCCGTTGCTGATGTTCGGACTTGGCGGGGTCTACGTGGAAATCCTGAAGGATGTTTCTTTTCGGCTGGCTCCTCTTTCGGTGGAGGATGCCGGAGACATGGTGCGTGAAATCCGCTCCTACATGCTGCTCAAGGGAGTCCGGGGCGGAGAGCCCGTTGACTTCGAAGCTATCACTGATGTCCTGATCCGGATGTCGTATCTGGCTGAAGATTTTCCTGAAATTTATGAAGCTGAATTTAACCCCGTGCTGGTAAACTCGGAAGAGGCTCTGGTTGCGGATGCGCGAATGGTCGTGGTTGATCCCGGCCCCGGCGTGGCACCCGACCGGAATTCTGCTGCCGGGTCTGAATAA